The region TGTATTATATGTAGTAATATAGATGGTACCATAAATATGACAATCGCGGTAGAATTGACGAAGTGAATGTGTGAAAAGAGTATCTTGATATCCTTTGAAACTACACCGATAGAATAAAGACAAATCTGAGTTCACTCTCAACGCCACAGCTTGATGTTTGTGCGGTCCTGCTGTGTTCTCGAACGTCATGTCCCGCGCCCAAAATCCATCCCCAGACACCCCTAAATAACGAGTAAGCATTTAGATATCCAACATGCATACATGATTGATATATGAAGATTAGTATAACGTTTGTATATCTTATACCGAATGTTGCTGATCCATAAGTAGTGGAACCATCCGGGACGTTTCGGTTATTAGTGACGATTGTACGGTCCATACCGTCACCAACTAGCATGATGTTTTTCATGTGTCTATCTATTTCGATCTTTTCGTTGTAAACACCAGCTTTTATGTAGATTATCACTCTGTTCGTCCGACTTTTACCCATACTTGAAACGGCGGCTAATGCTTGGTTTATTGTACGATAAGTCGCAGAACCGTCCTGAGCCACCACAAAATCCGCCCTTGACCTTGTTGGATTCCATGATACTAACATTCCGCCGCTTTGGTTTGGTCTCGATGGTCCATGGTTTGGTCTCGTTAGTCCATGATTTGGTCTTGTTGGTCCATGTTTTGGTCTTTCTGGTCCATGATTTGGTCTCGTTGGTCCATGTTTTGGTCCTCCAGGTCTATGGTTCTGCCTAGCTGGTCCATGCAGCCCTACAAAATGTCATTATAGATCCATAATAAATAAACCATAATatctccacaaaaaaaaaacgcagcCTACAAtcgtt is a window of Camelina sativa cultivar DH55 unplaced genomic scaffold, Cs unpScaffold02243, whole genome shotgun sequence DNA encoding:
- the LOC104774277 gene encoding probable pectinesterase/pectinesterase inhibitor 36, with translation MLVSWNPTRSRADFVVAQDGSATYRTINQALAAVSSMGKSRTNRVIIYIKAGVYNEKIEIDRHMKNIMLVGDGMDRTIVTNNRNVPDGSTTYGSATFGVSGDGFWARDMTFENTAGPHKHQAVALRVNSDLSLFYRCSFKGYQDTLFTHSLRQFYRDCHIYGTIDFIFGDAAAVFQNCDIFVRRPMDHQGNMITAQGRDDPHATTGISIQHSRVRAAPEFEAVKDRFKNYLGRPWKKYS